The genomic region AAAAGCACACACTCAGATCATAGTGGCAGTATAAGCTTGATTGAGCCTGTGTATTCAAACCCTGCAATTTTAATAGGCAAACATGAATCAGTGTATGCAGATCCAGCAGATCTCATCAAATCCCATCATAGTGTAAAGAAAGATCCTCTCCCATCTCATCATAGTGATGATTCAGAACCAGTGTATTCTGATCCTGCTGATGTCATCCGCCCAAATCCTAACAAGTGTGTCCATGCCAACCCTAGAGACACGATGGACTGTCAGCCTGCGAAGACAATTATGAACAACGACAAGCAGCAAGAACCAGTGTACTCTGAGGTGTATAACCATGTCACACTAAACTTAAGTATAAAACGTGACCAGATGATTGAGGAGCCCATTTATAGTGTACCCGAGGTTACACAGGCAACCCAAAGCAATAACtctcaacaaaacaaaatgcttgATGAGAACCAACCCATCTACAGCAAAGTTAACAAACCACCCAAAACTCCTCAGCCTCTCGAAGAAAAGAAGCTAAGCCAAACACGAGAGGTTGTCTCTGAGGACCTTGGAATGATTTAATTAAATCCGTAATAGAATTTGTCTTCACAAACATGTagcttttaatttttaatatttaaaattttattctcCCCCACCCCActgttttcataatttattaatCCATTCTACCGGACATGGTGAAATAATGACTGAAAATAAATTTTCTAGTGTAACACTGATGCACAtcattgttttgaatttatgtaagcaataaggtctctttctcacaatactcttctacataatacaataagcttcaatgaacaatataaattgagaacaaacagtatACTTTGCTAAGgatgtagtgatacacagaaccgttgggtgaagcgatcatagccgtgttttattgtgaataaaacacagctattgaccaatcagaatcaagtacaggaactaactgttttgtaaatatatacataGTTTTTATAAGCCAAAATAtgttacatgttttatttatatatttgcattGATGTACCACAGCAGAATTAAATAATTGTTATGATAAATCCAGCGTATTTTACTGACACATGGCTAAAATCTCAGCAGACCAGACTAGTTCAGACCAGTGAAAAAATAAGTAATTCAAGGATCTAGTCAGAAAACAGgatttggaacaatatgagggttAACCCTTGTATTATGTTgggggtcaatttgacccattTCGATTTTTGAGTTGTCGAAAATACTGATTAacctatgattttttttcttgacattttgttactttttctcatttagAGTCAAACATGCATGCAAAGTGAGAATACACTGATGTGTTGCGAAGTGTATACACACACTTACGCTTTTGATGTTTGCGGGTCAATTTGACctgcatgtttttttatgttccaTGGCAACTGTACAgactcaaaatgaaaacaatgtcaaATTGTTCATTTGTGATGTTGTGAGCATACTTGGGAGATTATTGTAGAAGTAAAAAATTATAGAAAtgaagtttaagtttatgaaaatgtaaacaaattgtatatattttatataaaatacatattttactttttaagactgcaaaaaaaaaaaaaaaaaaaaaaaaaaaaagaagaagaaaagaagagagaaaTCAAAACCATAAATCTGAACAAGTGTTCGAAAttttaggttgatatctcaaaaaatgagctttcagtaagattttgtttggacGCAGTACCAAACTTTTCCACTAGATGACATCCAGGCTCCATTTGTGACCATATAAGGATCCACCCATTCCCATATagtttgagtgatctgaaccatatatttccacagttttcatattatatatatgaagTAGACATCATATTCAGAAGTAGCTTGGGCAGTATGgtaatatttgatttgaatgCAACctctaacaaacacataaaagaCATGCAGAAagaaactgcaaaaaaatagtagttaaacatttttataaatcataagttgttgttttttcttgtaatgtGTGTATTGATATTAAACGCTTACTGTTTGTAAGTTACCTGATTCTTTGTTGTTTTTGGGGAATTGTATTGCGGGTCAATTTGATCCGCTCCATAAACCCAGAAATCGAACATAATAAGGGTTAAAAGCCACAACAAGCTGTTTAGCACAAAAGAACCAAACCATAACTGACAGAGCAGCAGAAAAATAATCCGttttattcattcatcaaaTGTATTAAGCAGTGTCGACACAAGATTGTAGTGCGCTGTAAAACAGTCTTTATGGCTTTTACGTCATTACTACTGACCGGAAGTGCTGAATGATGTCAAACCCGAGCAACTGATTGTTATTCCCACGATGTTTTGAAGATATTTCTTTAAATTTCGGgattttgtatcatttttatcaagctcccAAAACACTGAACGTTTATTGAAACGTGCTATAGGACGCTTAATCGATAACCATGTCGAATCGCATCGCTTTCCAGACGCAGCTAGCGTCCATTATGGAGGTGCTGGCCAATGCAGCGGTGGCTGAGATATGTAAACTCGTGGACGACGACTACGCGATTATAAACTTACAGATGACTCAATGTCAGCGTGAAAACAAAGCGCTGAAGAGAAAACTTCACATCCTGGAGCTTAAGATGGCACGAGGGTTTGCAGAGAGGAGGATTAGTTCACTGAATCGCACTAACCGGGTTCAAGTGAGCGCTTTGTCAGACAAATACAGGAACCAGTCTAACGGTGTGTGTGTTGTCATAAAACCTTACATGCTATTCTGCTGTCAAGTGTATCTGTCACACCAAATAAACTATCAAGGCTCGTGTGGTTAAAGTGTCTTGTTTCTCTGGTTTTCATACATTCAGACGTCCTGTATGGATCACAGTTTAACACGGGACTGTGGAGAGGTGGAGGGACAGACTCAACTGCTCAGCAGGCTGCTGAAAATGAAAGTAACAGTATGGTAGGTAAGCTGTCTCATTGATAACTGCAATAAATAGTTTAGCACGTTTTGTTGTGCCATATTTAATAATGAGCACAAAGTTTACAGCAAATAGACTATCATAGGCAAataaacaatagatagataaactATTATATAGACAAATAGACTGTCAGACAAATAAACTATAGAAAGATAAACACTTACAGACTCTGTCATAGATCAATAAACAATAGATAGATCtgcaattaaagggatagttcacccaaaaatgaaaatttgatgtttatctgcttacccccagggcatccaagatgtaggtgactttgtttcttcagtagaacacaaatgatgatttttaactccgaCCATCAGTCAAATAATACATTGAAATGGTAacaccatctataagagtcacataaacatgcacagacaaatccaaattaaaccctgcggctcgtgacgacacattgatgtcctaagaaacgaaacgattggtttgtgcgagaaaccgaacagtatttatataattttttacctctaaagcATCACTACGTCCAATTGCGTTcggcatccggttagtgaggtaaaaaaaaaacgttctgatgccggaagtgatctctcgaattttgcttcaatgagagcgagacatcacttccgttgtcagagcgcgatcagacctcactaaacagATGcacagggcagttggacatagtggtgttttagaggtaaaaaatgatataaatactgttcggtttctcgcacaaacaaACGTTTCGtatcttaggacatcaatgtgtcgtcacgagccacagggtttaatttggatttgtctgtgcatgtttttttgactcttatagatggggtttccattgacacgcattatatgactgacagacggcagcggtctgagttaaaaatcatcatttgtgttctactgaagaaacaaagtcacctacatcttggatgccctgggggtaagcagataaacataaaattttcatttttgggtgaactatcccttaaattTTTGTACACTACATATGTATCTATATATGTATAATGCATGTATAGACTTATGAAACATTTCCTTTCATAAAAGACAGATGCAGTAATATCAGAAGTAAACACTGTGCTGATAAAGGATGAGATGTTTGAGGAGGACCAAACACAGCAGAGACTGTTCATCAGAGATGGTGGTGAGTGAATGAAAAAACATAAGCTGCCTATTATAAACGTAACAGATACCCAACAATACCCATCTTAAAACTTGATTTAACACTGTTTCTCTTCTTTAAGGAGAAACAAATACTCCTCCACAGACTGGAGAGGCTGGTTTTGGAGATGTTCAGATGATGAAAGATGATGATCAAGTCTCTAGGATGCAGCAACCGACTTTGGAGGTCAGTGGATCTGACACTGCGCTTAAATCTGAGCCAGAGTTTGAGAGTGTTAAGGGGATATCACAAGAGCCCATAGAATTACATGCCGAAGCAAAGTTTGATTTGAATGGAAAATCCAGTCCTATGAGGGATTATTTAATGCAAGGGAGTGACAATGCAGATTTGCAGCAGCGATCTTGCGTGTACGTGAACAATGCAAGATTGACTGAGAGCCAATCCACGGCCTCTGTACGGTGTTCAGAGATCATAGAGGTCGACTCTGCGGAGGAGGGGGAAGAGATTTCTGTGTGGGCTAGCAAAGTAACACAAGGGAAAAGCCAGGCTCCACGTGTTTATCCACAATACGGGAGGGAGGAACATCAGAATAGCATGGTCCTCTTGCCTTCCTCCAATCCGCCTCTGGTGTCAAGTGGCTTTGCGGCAGTGGcatcaacatcttcaaaattaCAGGGCACGGACAGCTACCACAATGTCAGAGATGTCAGTTTTAACCAACAAAGAGCTGGTCGGACTAGAAATGACAGAGTTCCCCGTGAAAAACTTTTTGCGTGCACGTACTGTGGCAAAGTTTTCAACCGCCCCAAAAAGGTGGTGATCCACCAGCGGATTCACACGGGTGAGAAGCCATTCAAATGTAACACCTGTGGGAAGTTCTTCTCAGAGGCGGGAAACCTAAGAAAGCACCAGAAAGTCCACACAGGAGAACGGCCGTATAGTTGTACCCAGTGTGGGCAGACATTTGCCTGGATACGGAACCTCAAAAACCACCAGCAGAAGAACCATCCTGATATGTTAACTGCAGAAGAGCTGCTTTCTCTCGGAGTCAATAAATAATCACCAGGGGCCAGTTGCACCAGCTGTGCGTGAGTTACACCTTAGCTTAGATAAGTTTCAGCTTACgcactactaaatatttttgCGTTGCACCATTAAACTTCCACCACAACTTCTGATCACGTATTTAAACACTACTATTGGATCATTAAGGGTAAAATGTCATATTATTCAACCACGCATTACAAAGAGCTTACATCCTACTAGCTACGTTCTGCctcaaaggattagttcactttaaaatgaaaagtgtatatgactttcttctttctgatgaacacaatcaagagttatattaataaatataccgACGCATCCAAGTTTTATAAaggcgatgcgtttgtgtaagaaaaatatccatatttaacaagttataaagtaaaatatctagctaccgccagactgccttccatattcaacttacgaactGCGTACCTGACGTCGCAAAGGACGTAGTTTAAGTGTTTTGAACTGTGggaggcgttacactttcttcgttaAGTTCAttaatacagaaggcggtctggcggaagctagatattttactttataacttgtttaatatggatatttttcttacacaaacgcattttgcttcgcttcagaaggtctttattaacccccctggagccgtgtggtgtacgtttatgatggatggatgcacttttttgagcttcatactcgttggtcccattcactgccattataaagctcggatgcctcaggataattattaatgtaactcagattgtgttcatcagaaagaaaaagtcatatacacctagcatggcttgagggtgagtaaagcttggggtaattttcattttaaagtgaactaatcctttaagaacaaATGGTGCAACTAAAGTACAATAAAGTAAATAGTTCGTTACAAACTAGCTAGTAGTTACTAAAACTCTAGTGTGGACTTTTACGTTCCAGTTTAAGAAAGAACTTACGAACAGCTGGTGCAACCCTACACAGATTACTGATAAGATTAATGATCATGAGTGTGTATTATACCACCATCATATCTTTTCTGAATTAAGactttcatttaaattatatacatgatttgcatttttttttatcaataggGATGTAAGTCAAagtgtttttatataattaacaATTTCAGAGTAAAGCTCTGTGCTGTGTTCTGTAGAAAAAGTAAAGCGACTTAGTCGAAATGGTTACAAGCAGTTTCTGGTATATTAAAAAGTGTTTGatgtttaaataaacatttctgcactcattttgtgtttgttttttgaagaaCAGCTAAACACTTTGTTTTTGAGTCCAATGCCTGTCTCTCCTCTTATCTGTGTTATAAAAAGTAATGATTAAACACAAGGATAGGCAGGTAGTTTCAGGACAgggaaaacatttaaataatattcagaATAGAAGCACTGTGCAATAACATCATTTCTGGTTTCTCCATTTACAAAACTGATGTTGTAATAAATGAAAAGATGGAATGATTACTTCCACATATCAGGTTGAAGGACACAGccattattaaatactcataaaTCATACTCTGGTTGTTAAACAGTGACATACATACTTtcccatttttgttttttaaataatgaaaagCTGTTTGTGCTTTAGATATTAGGAACATTATGTACACTCTCACAATTCCTTATATACAAGAAATTCCTAGATAATTTAGACAGGGAAAGCTTTATACATGTATTCACAACCTTTATGTTTCTTGTGCCAGCCAGGGTCATGTTGTAACACAAAACCTTGTTTCGTGTGTTCAGCAGCAAGCACAGGTGGAAGATGGAGAGCCTGAAACAATAGTGATAAAGGAGGATCTAAATGACCAGTGGGAAAGAAACCAGACACAAGCCATAGTTGTGCAGGATGGTGAGTAGAGGGCCAAAAAGCAGTCATCTGCTTAAGTGAATGGTAGAAAAAGATGATTTATATACCAAATTGTGAGAACCAGGCTgttatacaaagaaattatgaacccGTGCAAAAACAAGAGGGAATCAGTTAAACATTAATACTTGATTTTGTATGCTTTTCCtgatatatatgcatttttttgcatagtaaaataaaacatgtatcTGTAGTTTGCCTTTTagtttgccaaataattttgtctgataaaaaaaaaaaaaaaaaaaaatatatatatatatatatatatatatatatatatatatatatatatatatatatatttatttatttatttattttttttttttttttttttaactcatattttgatggtttaatagaacttgtagggtcattaaaaacacatttttggcCACTACCTTATATGTAAACTAGACATTTCTCAAATTATCTTCTTATATTTTATGCataagattttttcttttttggatgaactatccctttaacatttgCTTACTTTGGTCTGGTatgttgtataaaaaaaattaacattcattcTCTTTTCCTCTGGGTCATTAGAGTCAAATACAGACATCTGTAGTGGGAGACTTTCTACCTCACCAGCCAAAAGCACAGTTGCTCCTGGAACAGAGAAGGTTTGTGTATTTACTGTTCTtctaaaatgaaaagaaaaaactaGGACAGCTAAAGAATGCCAACAGGAAAGTATCACATCACTGCTGCAGTGAAATAGgatgaaagtgaaaaataaatgtagcttAATATTGTTTCCAGCCTATAGAGGTGGAAGTTTTGAATGATGATAGGAGCCAGAAAACTGACATTTCTCCATCTACTGGACTGCAGATAAACAtacagggtgagtaaataataatactaatactaatacattttaataataataatgttttatttatttacactgcccggccaaaaaatagtcgctgtttggatttaaataggcaaatgcttaaagggttagttcatccgaaaatgaaaattatgtcatttattaatcaccttcatgtcattctgattcaaaacaaaagattcgtaaagcttcatgaagcagtgttttgaaatcagccattactagatattgttgaaaagttattttgtttttttggccacaaaaagtattctctttataatattaaggttgaaccactgtagtcacatgaactgttttaaatatatctttagtagctttctgggcactgaaagtgtaaattaacttgctgacaatagaggcctcactgagccatcggattttatcaaaaatatcttaatttgtgtaccaaagatgaacgaaggttttaaaggtgtagaacgacatgagggtgagtaattaatgacagtattttcatttttgggtgaactaaccctttaagagtctatgattggatcattattacagtgattattacgtttctagcatgttatatgtttggcaacagttcttctaaccctaattgatggagtgtgtgtgtagcttttcatttcttaaacaaccatgtaggaagacacatcttagtcatattccaggatgacaatatCAAGATTCATCAAGCTCAAATTGATGAGGCCTAAAATTGGTGCAcatcttgatggaaataacatcacaacatttatttccatcaagaggtgcatcaatttttgttcaagatcttgtattgacgatgcaagaggtgagcactccagcacatcccaaagactttcaatgaatttaaggtctggacttaGAGGTTcaaattcatgtgtgaaaatgattcttcatgctccttCACAACCAATCTTTCTCAATTTGAACCTGAttaatcttgacattgtcatcctggaatatgacCATGTGTCTTTctatataacatgctagaaacataatagtcactgcaataatgatctaaccatagactcttaagcatttgcctatttaaatccaaacagcaacttttGGCCAAGCAGtacacagtgtatatatatatatattactaagtagattgaaaaaggaaaaaaaagttctgttAGACAAAGAATATTTACAGATTAAAAATGCTCTGACAATATCTGAACATATTTACATTCAGGTACTGTGGAGTCCAGCCCAAGTAGTTCTCAACAGCACAGGTACCACAAGTTTGTTGTTCAACCTAGCAAGGGCCTAACAACAGGAGAAACGGCAGCTCTCACAGGTTCAGGGCATGTACACAAAGGATTGGTGAAAAGCAGAACTTCACCCAAGAACCATGAAAAGACAGCCACTGAAACCTCAGGAAGAGGCTGCTTGTTGTATGAGAGACCTGCAGAGCAAAAGACCAGCTTTGCACACTGGCCCACACATCCATCCTGCTCATATACAGAGTCGGACCAGGATCAAGACTGTATGCTGGTTCAGTCAGACACCGTATCATCTGTTAGAAGCTCCAAAGGTGGACGGGATGGAGCGCCGTCTGCCCAAAAACATGCTGTTAGAAATGCGGGTGCAACAGAGAGACCTATGAGAGAAGAGGAAAGGTGGAATCAAGCTGCCATTTTGAGGCAAAGCCAAACTGAAACATCAGGCCACATCAGTAGGCCCGGAACTATTCAAACAGAAACCGCAAGTAGAACAAACCCCTCGTATTTCACTGTGATTCCCCAAATGGTGTCCAACTTAAATCAACCTGGGGCTTCTTTTGCTGGGCTGCAACTACCAAAGCACATGGACAAAGCTAGGCGGAAAAGTTACGTTTGTAAGTACTGTGGAAAGGCATTCACTGGACTGTCCAATGTCGTGGCACACCAGCGAGTGCATACAGGGGAGAGGCCCTTTAAGTGTGATACCTGTGGGAAGCTGTTCACAGAGGCAGGCAACCTGAAGAAACACCAAAGAGTTCACACAGGAGAGAAACCCTTCATCTGTTCCCGCTGTGGGAAACGGTTCGCCTGGATCTGCAACCTCAAGACACATCAGCAGTCGGCCTCTTGTGGAGGAGTAGGATATAATTAAACATATCTGATGACAATGCAGGGCTTCCAACTTATGCCTTCCTATGAATCATGTGGTCTTCTGAATGTCAAGGGAATCGTTATAATATTCATGGAATAAGAAGATCTAAATTTAAAGGGGGATAAGAAATATAAACCGAATATTAATAGTAAGATCAAGATGTGTAGATGTTAGTGACTAACGCTGACGTAAAGCGGTGTTCTAATGTTGAATTTCCGTGAATTGTAATACTATCAGTGACCACCAGGTGGTACACGAGCACTAATAAAAAAGAGCGTCCATCTAGGTTTTCTTTTTGTCATTATCCTCACTGTATTAGCCGGTACCGCACTGTATTAGACTGTTACCTATTAAGTATTTTAAGTATTGTTATCGATTATAATTAAAAGACCATGTATTCGTGTAGATTTTGcggtttattttttgtttagaatATTTTGAGCAGCACCGCTGATATAACAGCCCGGCTAGCTCAGTCGGTAGAGCATGAGACTCTTAATCTCAGGGTCGTGGGTTCGAGCCCCACGTTGGGCGTAAATATTTATTGCTAATTTACGTTTCTTGTTTCAGAGAATGATTCCAGCACAATATAAACTCCAAAAGCGGATCTGAACGAAAAAGTACAGTTCGTATTTTCCAACATCAGCTGGATTTTCTAAATCAGCCCGAACTGCCTTTACTGAGCGAATGGCTTTCTCGGGCTTCATCTTTGTCAGAGTTCCTCGGCCAATCACGCGTCGAGGATCTCCATCTTTGCGGTGCGAATGGCGTTTTCTGGCTTCATCATTGAGAGGACTCCTTGGCCAATCGCGCGTATTCATCTTGCAGTCACCAAGGTGTACCCCGCCGACGTActaatacataatataatattttttcatcGCATTTTATGATCCATTAAGATGCTCTCTTTGGAAGAGGTTCTCTCTGGAGAAGAGCTAAATTCACTATGCAAAAATGTTTAGCAGAGGATGGTTTCGATCCATCGACCTCTGGGTTATGGGCCCAGCACGCTTCCGCTGCGCCACTCTGCTGTTGCGTATTTGTTGACTGGTTAGTGGTATTGAGTGTACTGAACATTGCGGGTTCTGTTTATTCACTTCATTCTGcattccgtttttttttttgttaagttTGGTGactttttggatttttttttttcagtcaattTGTGAAAGCATTTAaaagttgtttgtttttttgttgttgttttttttggacaTAACAGCCAAAACTTTAACGTATCATACATCGGGAACTACTCTGATATTATGTGCATCTGTTCAGAACGTGTTCAAAAGCGCAAatcatttaacacaatataCTGTTTGCAATTGAGCTTATTGCGTCGAATACATTTGTTTGGACGACAAAAAAATTTTGTTCCCTGACCGGGAATCGAACCCGGGCCGCGGCGGTGAGAGCGCCGAATCCTAACCACTAGACCACCAGGGAGTAGTGCAATATAGACTAGATCAAATGTTATTGTACATACAGTTGACGAGTATTAGGGCTGAAGGCTacagtgttgccaacttagcgactttgtcgctagatttagcgacttttcagacccctttagcgacaatttttcaaaaaaagcgcctagcgacaaatctagcgactttttggacaaacctcAGTAACTTTTCAAATGTCACCAGCACTGTCCTGTATACGCGAGGTCTTGCTTTCCCGCTGCCGTCATTGAGTGGCTGAGAGGAGCAGCAGCACCGTTGAGTGCACGGCATCTGACAGACGTGAATGAGCGAGTACATACGAGCACACAGTGTTGCCACGGACCAAACACTA from Megalobrama amblycephala isolate DHTTF-2021 linkage group LG7, ASM1881202v1, whole genome shotgun sequence harbors:
- the si:ch211-89o9.6 gene encoding zinc finger protein 623 isoform X1; protein product: MSNRIAFQTQLASIMEVLANAAVAEICKLVDDDYAIINLQMTQCQRENKALKRKLHILELKMARGFAERRISSLNRTNRVQVSALSDKYRNQSNDVLYGSQFNTGLWRGGGTDSTAQQAAENESNSMTDAVISEVNTVLIKDEMFEEDQTQQRLFIRDGGETNTPPQTGEAGFGDVQMMKDDDQVSRMQQPTLEQQAQVEDGEPETIVIKEDLNDQWERNQTQAIVVQDESNTDICSGRLSTSPAKSTVAPGTEKPIEVEVLNDDRSQKTDISPSTGLQINIQGTVESSPSSSQQHRYHKFVVQPSKGLTTGETAALTGSGHVHKGLVKSRTSPKNHEKTATETSGRGCLLYERPAEQKTSFAHWPTHPSCSYTESDQDQDCMLVQSDTVSSVRSSKGGRDGAPSAQKHAVRNAGATERPMREEERWNQAAILRQSQTETSGHISRPGTIQTETASRTNPSYFTVIPQMVSNLNQPGASFAGLQLPKHMDKARRKSYVCKYCGKAFTGLSNVVAHQRVHTGERPFKCDTCGKLFTEAGNLKKHQRVHTGEKPFICSRCGKRFAWICNLKTHQQSASCGGVGYN
- the si:ch211-89o9.6 gene encoding zinc finger protein 623 isoform X2; this encodes MSNRIAFQTQLASIMEVLANAAVAEICKLVDDDYAIINLQMTQCQRENKALKRKLHILELKMARGFAERRISSLNRTNRVQVSALSDKYRNQSNDVLYGSQFNTGLWRGGGTDSTAQQAAENESNSMTDAVISEVNTVLIKDEMFEEDQTQQRLFIRDGGETNTPPQTGEAGFGDVQMMKDDDQVSRMQQPTLEQAQVEDGEPETIVIKEDLNDQWERNQTQAIVVQDESNTDICSGRLSTSPAKSTVAPGTEKPIEVEVLNDDRSQKTDISPSTGLQINIQGTVESSPSSSQQHRYHKFVVQPSKGLTTGETAALTGSGHVHKGLVKSRTSPKNHEKTATETSGRGCLLYERPAEQKTSFAHWPTHPSCSYTESDQDQDCMLVQSDTVSSVRSSKGGRDGAPSAQKHAVRNAGATERPMREEERWNQAAILRQSQTETSGHISRPGTIQTETASRTNPSYFTVIPQMVSNLNQPGASFAGLQLPKHMDKARRKSYVCKYCGKAFTGLSNVVAHQRVHTGERPFKCDTCGKLFTEAGNLKKHQRVHTGEKPFICSRCGKRFAWICNLKTHQQSASCGGVGYN